The following are encoded together in the Terriglobia bacterium genome:
- the oxlT gene encoding oxalate/formate MFS antiporter, whose product MSASSAATPAPETESLFSNRWLILTASVVSMIAVANFQYGWTLFVSPLQKQLKVEQALIQVTFTVFVLLETWLVPFEGWLVDKFGPRLLVMLGGVLAGLGWVMSGKAETITALYLAYAIAGIGAGIVYGTAVGSALKWFPDHRGLAAGLTAAGFGAGSAFTVAPIAKLIASAGYQTAFIRWGIIQGAVVVIAALFLKSPPAGWLPKTWRSKGSEEVRTRQAPVSFTSGEMAATPHFWLMYVMMTMVATGGLMAVAQLAPMAIDFKVDKINVSLLWLTMPALTFALSADRLVNGLCRPLWGFVSDHIGREKTMALAFGLEAVAIFTLIKTASNPLMFVVFSAFTFFGWGEIFSLFPALCGDFFGRKHATANYGFLYTAKGTASVFIPIGSALAAGKAFDFRADILLLIGGVMVLFAVFLAPTVWNINLSKATKGILLTVAGLVIAYGLTLTVLPKTWTPFAAKWTLPKTGWIGVFTVAIAFDLIAATLAFFVLRRMKAPQLKGDGGSTTIAAA is encoded by the coding sequence ATGTCTGCATCATCGGCTGCAACACCGGCCCCAGAAACTGAATCTCTCTTCTCCAACCGCTGGCTGATTCTGACCGCAAGCGTAGTGAGCATGATTGCGGTTGCCAACTTCCAGTACGGCTGGACGCTCTTTGTATCGCCGCTGCAAAAACAACTCAAAGTAGAACAAGCGCTCATCCAGGTGACGTTCACCGTGTTTGTGCTGCTGGAAACCTGGCTGGTGCCTTTTGAAGGCTGGCTGGTGGACAAGTTCGGCCCGCGCTTGCTAGTCATGCTGGGCGGAGTTCTCGCCGGACTGGGCTGGGTCATGAGCGGGAAAGCTGAAACCATCACAGCTCTGTATCTGGCCTACGCAATCGCCGGCATCGGAGCGGGAATTGTCTACGGGACAGCGGTTGGCAGCGCGTTGAAATGGTTCCCCGACCACCGTGGCCTGGCGGCAGGATTGACGGCAGCCGGCTTCGGCGCGGGATCAGCCTTCACGGTGGCGCCCATCGCCAAATTGATTGCCTCGGCCGGATACCAAACGGCATTCATTCGCTGGGGCATCATTCAGGGCGCGGTGGTGGTGATTGCGGCGTTGTTCCTGAAATCGCCGCCGGCGGGATGGTTGCCTAAGACCTGGAGGTCCAAAGGCAGCGAAGAAGTAAGAACGCGCCAAGCGCCGGTTTCCTTCACATCCGGGGAAATGGCGGCGACGCCGCACTTCTGGCTCATGTATGTAATGATGACCATGGTCGCCACCGGAGGCTTGATGGCAGTGGCCCAGCTGGCTCCCATGGCGATTGACTTCAAGGTGGACAAAATCAACGTGAGCCTGCTATGGCTCACCATGCCGGCGCTCACCTTCGCGCTTTCCGCCGACCGTCTGGTGAACGGCCTCTGCCGCCCCTTGTGGGGATTTGTTTCCGACCATATTGGCCGTGAGAAGACCATGGCCCTGGCTTTTGGTTTGGAAGCGGTGGCCATCTTCACCCTGATCAAGACGGCCAGCAACCCGCTGATGTTTGTGGTCTTCAGCGCATTCACCTTTTTCGGGTGGGGCGAGATCTTCTCGCTGTTCCCGGCGCTCTGTGGCGACTTCTTCGGCCGCAAGCATGCCACGGCGAATTACGGCTTCCTCTACACGGCCAAGGGGACAGCTTCAGTGTTTATTCCCATCGGTTCAGCATTGGCGGCGGGCAAGGCCTTTGATTTTCGCGCCGACATCCTGCTCTTGATCGGTGGAGTCATGGTGCTCTTCGCCGTGTTCCTTGCCCCGACGGTGTGGAACATCAACCTGAGTAAGGCCACCAAAGGGATTCTGCTCACCGTGGCAGGACTGGTGATCGCCTACGGCCTCACGCTAACCGTGCTGCCTAAGACATGGACGCCTTTCGCGGCCAAATGGACGCTGCCCAAGACGGGCTGGATCGGAGTGTTCACGGTGGCTATCGCCTTCGACTTGATTGCGGCGACGCTCGCTTTCTTCGTCCTACGCAGGATGAAAGCGCCTCAACTAAAAGGTGATGGCGGCAGCACCACGATCGCGGCTGCCTAG
- a CDS encoding pyruvate ferredoxin oxidoreductase, with translation MAIATVVEEQKKTDDTALITGSEAIAVACKLADVDVITAYPIRPYDTVMQYICKLVANGEMDCEYIVAEGEHSQFEIVKHASAAGARVFCGSSGVGWMYAMEALTVTPALRIPMIAMVGNRALDDPGAFGVEHNDALAVRDLGWQLVWVDNAQEALDTALIAYRVSEDRRVFLPCAISCDGAFLTHSQALVHIPTQEQVNKFLPRYDRGDLLLHPDNPITVAPQGNEDWVMEIRRQNYAAIEKSYGVLKEAYAEFEKIFGRSYGNPFFEEYMTSDADVVLMGMGTLSTPVKVAIRKMRDEGKKVGFVRMRWFRPFAAEELAKCLSRFKAVGVIDRDYSMGSPYNSGVLATEVRTALYCSAGNKPPVLGFIAGLGGREVTIPDVEKITASVLQAASGKAQPLTQWIGLRE, from the coding sequence ATGGCGATAGCTACAGTCGTTGAAGAACAGAAAAAGACTGACGATACAGCGTTAATAACCGGCAGCGAAGCCATCGCGGTCGCCTGCAAGCTGGCCGATGTGGACGTGATCACGGCCTATCCAATCCGGCCGTATGACACAGTGATGCAGTACATTTGCAAACTGGTGGCCAACGGCGAAATGGATTGCGAATACATTGTGGCCGAAGGCGAGCACTCCCAGTTTGAGATCGTGAAACACGCTTCCGCTGCAGGCGCGCGTGTGTTTTGCGGCTCAAGCGGCGTGGGCTGGATGTACGCCATGGAAGCGCTCACGGTTACTCCGGCGTTGCGCATTCCCATGATTGCCATGGTCGGCAACCGCGCGCTGGATGATCCCGGCGCGTTCGGGGTGGAACACAATGACGCGCTCGCCGTCCGCGACCTGGGCTGGCAACTGGTCTGGGTGGACAACGCCCAGGAAGCCCTGGACACCGCGCTGATCGCGTACCGCGTTTCTGAAGACCGCCGGGTGTTCCTGCCCTGCGCCATCAGTTGCGACGGCGCGTTCCTCACGCATTCCCAGGCGCTGGTGCACATCCCTACACAGGAACAGGTCAACAAGTTCCTGCCGCGCTATGACCGCGGCGACCTGCTGCTGCATCCGGACAATCCCATCACCGTGGCCCCGCAGGGCAACGAAGACTGGGTCATGGAGATCCGCCGCCAGAACTATGCCGCCATTGAGAAGAGTTACGGCGTGCTGAAAGAAGCGTATGCGGAATTTGAAAAGATTTTCGGACGCTCTTACGGCAACCCGTTCTTTGAGGAATACATGACCAGTGACGCCGACGTGGTGTTGATGGGCATGGGTACGCTCTCCACGCCGGTGAAAGTGGCCATCCGCAAGATGCGCGATGAAGGCAAGAAAGTTGGGTTCGTCCGCATGCGCTGGTTCCGTCCATTTGCCGCTGAAGAGTTGGCCAAGTGCCTGAGCCGTTTCAAGGCCGTGGGCGTGATTGATCGCGACTATTCCATGGGATCGCCCTACAACAGCGGCGTGTTGGCCACTGAGGTCCGCACCGCTCTTTACTGCTCCGCGGGCAACAAGCCGCCAGTGCTGGGCTTTATCGCCGGTCTCGGCGGCCGCGAAGTCACTATTCCGGATGTGGAGAAGATCACCGCGTCCGTGCTCCAGGCCGCCAGTGGCAAGGCGCAGCCGCTTACGCAGTGGATTGGACTGCGCGAATAA
- a CDS encoding (4Fe-4S)-binding protein: MGRLFAIEIIYRGIFQKTLARNISRAIVLAAHKEGKPGISFGRYGDSPERNGIPAKSFAIVATDDVTLEEGMAKYEPKDVDVTIVVDDTLCKGVESWAWYGLQPVNKLLKPGGTLIVTSREQPDAIIPMCHRKETPYQMAIIKGTVSFSGLWVYKDDHTDVRILGAIAKILPDLFSLKSVQSAITDEWHDPVKVTSAARAFERVTSVTVNPNQGNPEVPFKFDLPSWHQMGEGIAIPSIPQGHAMSDPATKATGGYKPDRNPTFKKFSTRTMRPVVDFDTCIKCTLCWLQCPDSCFDVTPEGLYDANMEACCGCGVCEAVCPVPNCVTMVNETAFHDNSSQWVAWRKDKAAYKGWVQQKIKGHGDRSHGFRYLGQYEEQIPEMLDIASKG, from the coding sequence ATGGGTCGGTTATTCGCCATTGAGATTATCTATCGCGGCATTTTCCAGAAAACCCTGGCCAGGAACATCAGCCGTGCAATTGTGCTGGCGGCCCACAAAGAAGGCAAGCCCGGCATCTCATTCGGCCGTTACGGTGACAGCCCGGAACGCAACGGCATTCCCGCAAAAAGTTTCGCCATCGTCGCCACCGACGACGTCACGCTGGAAGAAGGCATGGCGAAATATGAACCCAAGGACGTGGACGTCACCATTGTGGTGGACGACACTCTGTGCAAAGGGGTTGAGTCCTGGGCGTGGTATGGACTGCAGCCGGTCAACAAGCTGCTCAAGCCCGGCGGCACGCTGATTGTGACCTCGCGCGAGCAACCGGACGCCATCATCCCCATGTGCCACCGCAAAGAGACCCCGTACCAAATGGCGATCATCAAGGGCACCGTCAGCTTCTCCGGCCTGTGGGTCTACAAGGATGACCACACGGACGTACGCATCCTGGGCGCCATCGCCAAAATCCTTCCCGACCTGTTCAGCCTGAAGTCAGTCCAAAGCGCCATCACGGACGAGTGGCATGATCCGGTGAAGGTCACATCCGCGGCGCGGGCCTTTGAGCGCGTCACGTCGGTCACCGTGAACCCCAACCAGGGCAACCCGGAAGTGCCATTCAAGTTTGATCTGCCCAGCTGGCACCAGATGGGCGAAGGCATCGCCATCCCCAGCATTCCTCAAGGCCATGCTATGAGTGATCCGGCCACCAAGGCCACAGGCGGCTACAAGCCGGACCGCAATCCCACGTTCAAGAAATTCAGCACGCGGACCATGCGTCCGGTGGTGGATTTTGATACCTGCATCAAGTGCACGCTGTGCTGGCTGCAGTGCCCGGATTCCTGCTTCGATGTGACGCCGGAAGGTCTGTATGACGCCAACATGGAAGCCTGCTGCGGTTGCGGAGTTTGCGAAGCGGTATGCCCCGTACCCAACTGCGTGACCATGGTGAATGAGACCGCTTTCCACGACAACTCCAGCCAATGGGTGGCGTGGCGCAAAGACAAGGCCGCCTACAAAGGCTGGGTACAGCAGAAGATCAAAGGGCATGGCGACAGATCGCACGGTTTCCGCTACCTGGGACAATATGAAGAGCAGATCCCGGAAATGCTGGACATCGCGAGCAAAGGATAA
- the murD gene encoding UDP-N-acetylmuramoyl-L-alanine--D-glutamate ligase produces the protein MELKNKRVLVVGLGRSGVAAAFFLQERGAKVTVSDAKSDVQLQTEIAALLDRGVSIETGRHGERTFRDQDLIVVSPGVPTDQPNLQHARTLGIPVIGEVELAFRFLQGKVIAITGSNGKTTTTTLVGEILAKSGKKTLVGGNIGTPVISLAGKSSPDALVVLEISSFQLETIEQFRPWIAAVLNITPDHLDRHHTFQAYADAKARIFENQRPGAGENQSSGDFAVLNADDPACVALKGKIKSSLLWFSRKQPVENGAYLKGDDIIFRQNGKDQTVLTRADIHLKGAHNLENVLAAVAMGMVAGCGPQQVRQAVSDFRAVEHRLELVTTINGVAFYNDSKATNVDATVKALESFPGNIHIILGGKDKGSDYTVLVALLRERARRAYLIGAAAEKIASQIQGATPIERSGTLERAVRQAFEAAKPGDVVLLAPACASFDQFENYEQRGRIFKELVMALAPVTTGDRS, from the coding sequence ATGGAGTTGAAGAACAAACGGGTCTTGGTGGTTGGGCTGGGCCGTTCCGGCGTGGCTGCGGCATTCTTTTTGCAGGAACGCGGCGCCAAGGTCACCGTTTCTGACGCCAAGAGTGACGTCCAGTTGCAAACTGAAATTGCCGCGCTGCTGGACCGCGGCGTCTCTATTGAAACCGGGCGCCACGGCGAGCGCACCTTCCGCGACCAGGACCTGATCGTGGTGAGCCCGGGCGTTCCCACGGACCAGCCGAACTTGCAGCACGCGCGCACCCTGGGCATTCCGGTGATCGGCGAAGTTGAACTGGCGTTCCGCTTCCTGCAAGGCAAGGTGATCGCGATTACCGGCTCCAACGGCAAGACCACCACGACTACTTTGGTGGGCGAAATCCTGGCCAAAAGCGGGAAGAAGACGCTGGTGGGCGGCAACATCGGTACGCCGGTGATATCTCTTGCCGGAAAATCTTCGCCGGACGCGCTGGTCGTCCTGGAGATTTCCAGCTTTCAGTTGGAGACGATTGAGCAGTTTCGTCCTTGGATCGCGGCCGTCCTCAATATCACGCCTGACCATCTGGACCGCCACCACACTTTTCAGGCGTACGCGGACGCCAAGGCACGCATCTTTGAAAACCAGCGCCCAGGCGCTGGGGAAAACCAGAGTTCTGGCGATTTCGCCGTGCTCAATGCCGACGATCCCGCGTGCGTCGCGCTGAAAGGCAAAATCAAGAGCTCGCTGTTGTGGTTCAGCCGCAAGCAGCCTGTCGAAAACGGAGCGTACCTCAAGGGCGACGACATCATCTTCCGGCAAAATGGTAAAGACCAAACCGTCCTGACGCGAGCGGACATTCATCTAAAAGGCGCGCACAATCTGGAGAACGTGCTGGCCGCGGTGGCCATGGGCATGGTTGCCGGATGCGGGCCGCAGCAGGTGCGCCAGGCCGTCAGCGACTTCCGCGCGGTGGAACACCGTCTGGAACTGGTGACCACCATCAACGGCGTCGCGTTTTACAACGATTCCAAAGCCACCAACGTGGATGCCACGGTGAAAGCGCTGGAGTCGTTCCCGGGAAACATCCACATTATTCTTGGCGGCAAAGACAAAGGCAGCGACTACACGGTGCTTGTCGCCTTGCTGCGCGAGCGTGCGCGGCGAGCGTATTTGATCGGCGCCGCCGCGGAGAAGATTGCTTCGCAGATCCAGGGGGCCACGCCCATCGAACGTTCCGGCACGCTGGAGCGGGCGGTGCGCCAGGCTTTTGAGGCCGCCAAGCCGGGCGACGTAGTGCTGCTGGCTCCCGCGTGCGCCAGCTTTGACCAGTTTGAAAACTACGAACAGCGCGGACGCATCTTCAAGGAGTTGGTGATGGCGCTGGCTCCGGTGACGACGGGAGACAGAAGCTAG
- a CDS encoding PEGA domain-containing protein, with the protein MEKQHPTVVLKAVYVSAVLLGSVMFGYGLQNQPADQKTPAAAEQPQPPADSQTQDAARQSGQTPTAPASQEQQAQAETRPSSQPASNTKADTKPATANNSARSYSTRPHVTVAVGAGFARFPRRAFVRPFVGFGFYPRGYYWPYYYGPYYGPYYSPYYPGYAYGYGYGGGEVKLSVEPKFARVYVDGAFAGNAEDLKHLRLKPGTYDLSISAPGRASYRERIYVLSGKTLKIRVALEEARKPSAPTHAEEER; encoded by the coding sequence ATGGAAAAGCAACATCCAACCGTCGTCTTGAAAGCTGTCTATGTATCGGCAGTTCTGCTGGGTTCAGTCATGTTCGGCTATGGACTGCAGAACCAGCCAGCAGATCAGAAAACGCCGGCGGCCGCCGAACAGCCGCAGCCTCCCGCTGACAGCCAAACGCAGGACGCTGCCAGACAAAGCGGCCAGACGCCAACTGCGCCGGCGTCGCAGGAGCAGCAGGCGCAGGCTGAGACCCGGCCTTCAAGCCAGCCGGCTTCCAATACAAAAGCAGACACCAAACCGGCCACCGCAAACAACTCGGCCAGAAGTTACAGCACCCGGCCGCACGTTACTGTGGCGGTAGGCGCGGGCTTTGCCCGCTTCCCGCGCAGGGCGTTTGTCCGTCCGTTCGTGGGGTTTGGGTTTTACCCGCGCGGGTACTACTGGCCTTACTACTATGGTCCTTATTACGGGCCTTACTATTCGCCCTACTATCCCGGATACGCTTACGGTTACGGCTATGGAGGGGGCGAAGTCAAATTGTCCGTGGAGCCTAAATTCGCGCGCGTTTACGTGGACGGAGCCTTCGCCGGCAACGCGGAGGACCTGAAACACCTGCGGTTGAAGCCAGGAACCTATGATCTTTCGATTTCGGCGCCGGGGCGCGCCAGCTATCGGGAGAGGATTTACGTGCTCAGCGGGAAGACGCTGAAGATCAGAGTCGCGCTGGAGGAGGCCCGCAAACCGTCTGCGCCAACGCACGCGGAAGAGGAACGATGA
- a CDS encoding pyruvate synthase, with protein sequence MATIVKHDPTQALDPFKSVKKLPLEEFFTSGHRTCQGCESALLMKLMAKAAGPRTIVLGSTGCMYVANTTYYSTSWVVPWMHTQLGSSGSAALGTAAALKVLMRKGKMKNEPINVIAFCGDGGGADMGISGISATLTHPDYNCLILMYDNESYANTDIQLSGSTPWGANTTFSTPGKVKRIMHHRWKKNMAGMMAAGHPECKYVATISMSYGLHAMNSMRKALAIGGPTFIHSLDPCPKGWDYDPYLSHEIGELAVNTGVWPLYEIENGVLRLTGRTQQIAAGKIRRQPVRDYLTKQGRFAHFTKDDTDYFQSKIDEMWTKWLYPGVIPFRKEIEADQAPAE encoded by the coding sequence ATGGCTACTATCGTAAAACACGATCCCACACAGGCGCTGGACCCGTTTAAATCAGTCAAGAAGCTGCCCCTGGAGGAATTCTTTACCTCCGGCCACCGGACATGCCAGGGGTGCGAATCGGCGCTGCTGATGAAGCTGATGGCCAAGGCCGCAGGGCCGCGGACCATCGTGCTGGGCAGCACAGGATGCATGTACGTGGCCAACACCACGTATTACAGCACCAGTTGGGTGGTGCCGTGGATGCATACGCAACTGGGCAGCAGCGGTTCCGCCGCGCTGGGCACAGCCGCCGCGCTGAAAGTCCTGATGCGCAAAGGCAAGATGAAGAACGAGCCCATCAACGTGATCGCCTTCTGCGGCGATGGCGGCGGGGCGGACATGGGCATCAGCGGCATCTCGGCCACACTGACCCATCCTGATTACAACTGCCTGATCCTGATGTATGACAACGAGTCATACGCCAACACTGACATTCAGCTCTCCGGCAGCACGCCTTGGGGCGCCAACACCACCTTCAGCACCCCCGGCAAAGTAAAGCGGATCATGCATCATCGCTGGAAGAAAAACATGGCCGGCATGATGGCCGCGGGACACCCGGAATGCAAGTACGTCGCAACCATCAGCATGTCCTATGGCCTGCACGCCATGAACTCCATGCGCAAGGCCCTGGCCATCGGCGGGCCCACGTTCATCCACTCGCTTGACCCGTGCCCCAAGGGCTGGGACTACGATCCGTACCTGTCTCACGAAATCGGCGAACTCGCCGTGAATACCGGCGTATGGCCGTTGTATGAAATAGAAAACGGCGTACTGCGCCTGACCGGCAGGACCCAACAGATTGCCGCGGGCAAGATTCGCCGCCAGCCGGTAAGAGACTACTTGACCAAACAAGGACGCTTCGCCCACTTCACCAAGGACGATACCGACTACTTCCAGAGCAAGATTGACGAAATGTGGACCAAATGGCTGTATCCCGGCGTGATTCCCTTCAGAAAAGAAATTGAGGCAGATCAGGCCCCGGCGGAGTAA
- a CDS encoding FadR family transcriptional regulator: MKAEFAAIRKHKVHEQVAHQIERLILEKMRPGDKLPSERELTEMLGVSRSSIRDGLRRLELVGMVEPRQGAGTVVREVSPDVLVSPLSSVIANRKQLVAELLDFRKMLEPPLAARAARHASQKEIAGMEDILRRHREKVRTGGLAVEEDTEFHYAIATASRNSVVLKVLDVVMDMLRETRARSLQTEGRPQKSFAGHQRMLAAIKRHDAKAAEAAMRHHLRDVEGMVLKKF, translated from the coding sequence ATGAAAGCAGAGTTTGCGGCCATCCGTAAGCACAAGGTCCATGAGCAAGTCGCCCATCAGATTGAGCGGCTGATCCTGGAGAAGATGCGCCCCGGCGACAAGCTTCCCTCGGAACGCGAGTTGACCGAGATGCTGGGCGTGAGCCGCAGCTCCATCCGCGACGGCCTGCGGCGGCTGGAACTGGTGGGCATGGTGGAGCCCCGGCAAGGCGCGGGGACGGTGGTGCGGGAGGTTTCGCCAGACGTGCTGGTAAGCCCGCTCTCCAGCGTGATCGCCAACCGCAAGCAGTTGGTGGCTGAGTTGCTGGATTTTCGCAAGATGCTGGAGCCGCCGCTGGCAGCGCGCGCTGCCCGGCATGCATCGCAGAAAGAGATCGCCGGGATGGAAGACATCCTGCGCCGCCATCGCGAGAAAGTCCGCACCGGCGGGCTGGCGGTGGAAGAGGACACGGAGTTTCATTACGCCATTGCTACCGCATCCCGCAATAGCGTGGTTTTGAAGGTGCTGGACGTAGTGATGGACATGCTGCGCGAGACGCGCGCACGATCTTTGCAAACCGAAGGACGGCCGCAGAAATCCTTCGCCGGACACCAGCGGATGCTGGCGGCGATCAAGCGGCACGATGCCAAAGCGGCCGAAGCGGCCATGCGGCATCATCTAAGAGACGTAGAGGGAATGGTATTGAAGAAGTTCTAA
- the ftsW gene encoding putative lipid II flippase FtsW — translation MARRVGIDKWLFAATLLLTGVGVVMVFSASAVLAGERFGSPYHFVVRQLGWALAGLAAMAVLMRVDYRRWKHPGVVFTFLGLTTLLLVAVLFLDRTHNTHRWIRMGAFSFQPSELAKPALILFLAFFLEGRLKSMDDWRHTLLPVAVPVALFAALIIRQPDLGTALVCMGVTAAILYAAGMRIRYFVYALVPIVPAVLYLIVFVPWRWKRIIAFLFPDRDPQGAGFHINQSLIAVGTGGITGLGLMEGRQKLFYLPEPHTDFIYAVTAEELGMVGAVFVALLFAVFAWRGFRAAMRSRDPFARFLAVGITTMVVAQAFFNISVVLALLPTKGIPLPFISYGGSSLFVMLASVGVLLNVTQQAE, via the coding sequence GTGGCCAGACGAGTAGGCATAGATAAATGGCTGTTTGCGGCGACCCTCTTGCTGACCGGCGTGGGCGTGGTGATGGTGTTCAGCGCGTCGGCGGTGCTGGCCGGAGAGCGTTTTGGTTCGCCGTACCATTTTGTGGTTCGCCAACTCGGCTGGGCGCTGGCCGGACTGGCCGCCATGGCCGTGCTGATGCGCGTGGACTATCGCCGCTGGAAGCATCCCGGCGTGGTCTTCACGTTTCTCGGCCTGACTACGCTGTTGCTGGTGGCCGTGCTCTTTCTGGACCGCACGCACAACACACATCGCTGGATTCGCATGGGCGCGTTCTCGTTTCAGCCGTCGGAGTTGGCCAAGCCCGCGCTCATCCTGTTTCTGGCGTTTTTTCTGGAAGGCCGCCTCAAATCCATGGACGACTGGCGGCACACTCTGTTGCCGGTTGCTGTTCCGGTGGCGCTGTTTGCGGCGCTCATCATCCGGCAGCCTGATCTGGGCACGGCCTTGGTTTGCATGGGCGTCACCGCGGCCATTCTCTATGCCGCCGGCATGCGCATCCGCTACTTTGTTTACGCTCTGGTGCCGATCGTTCCCGCGGTGCTCTATTTGATCGTGTTTGTGCCCTGGCGATGGAAGCGTATCATCGCGTTCCTGTTTCCTGACCGTGATCCTCAAGGCGCCGGCTTCCATATCAACCAATCGCTCATTGCCGTGGGGACCGGGGGCATCACCGGCCTTGGATTGATGGAAGGCCGCCAGAAACTTTTCTACCTGCCCGAGCCGCACACCGACTTCATCTACGCCGTCACCGCGGAAGAGCTGGGAATGGTGGGCGCAGTGTTCGTTGCGTTGCTGTTTGCGGTGTTTGCCTGGCGCGGGTTTCGTGCCGCCATGCGCTCGCGCGACCCGTTTGCCCGCTTCCTGGCCGTGGGCATTACGACGATGGTGGTGGCCCAGGCCTTTTTTAACATCAGCGTGGTGCTGGCCCTGCTGCCGACCAAAGGCATTCCGCTGCCGTTCATTTCTTATGGCGGGTCATCGCTGTTTGTGATGCTGGCCAGCGTGGGCGTGTTGCTGAACGTCACGCAACAGGCGGAATAA
- a CDS encoding porin produces the protein MRSPTKCLLLVLLFIMLGAVAYPQSTSAPATTASSSPSAASRDEVDQLRQEVAAQRQTIEQLKTMVQQLVSAKSQDAAPGAARVVDATLVQPATAAAPATAAASGQESGEKGEKKDGNAQKSGPELKFSVGGGEVQIYGHADVSFDYVDNGLANRFGAVGNNGWLAQLSSNLSYFGVRGSRKLTHNLNGVFQIETEVAFTATPGPTTDAQVKQGLGSRDTYVGLQGDWGAIKMGKQDAPYKRASARVDPFINSIGDSRSIMGNSGGDNRSEFNTRVPHSLWYESPKFFKDFNAAVQFSPGQNRTDDNSILARAEPNCTGGNDGPCTDGGFGNLLSASLTYNKGPLYAFTAYEHHAKVNRAADEGGSSVPGVPPAGSVGIADESAWKIGGQYNLKKSRTTANFVYEKLKRYAPAVGAFNERSRPTATWLSVTQGFTPNDDLNFGWAHAGKTPGDPGGQINQPGTLINLAGPIDNEANLIDLGFKHRFPDKRTSAYFVYAQQMNHQGAHYDLGANGHGAVVDRQDAAGNSFTGLTHRGLSLGLTYDF, from the coding sequence ATGCGTTCACCAACAAAGTGTCTACTGCTCGTTTTACTTTTCATCATGCTCGGCGCCGTCGCCTATCCTCAGAGTACGTCGGCCCCCGCTACCACCGCCTCCTCATCGCCCTCAGCCGCAAGCCGGGACGAAGTGGACCAACTGCGCCAGGAAGTGGCGGCGCAGCGCCAAACCATTGAGCAACTGAAAACCATGGTGCAGCAACTGGTTTCAGCCAAATCGCAGGATGCCGCCCCGGGCGCCGCCCGCGTGGTGGATGCCACCTTGGTGCAACCGGCCACGGCCGCCGCACCAGCAACCGCCGCTGCTTCCGGCCAGGAGTCGGGCGAGAAGGGCGAAAAGAAAGACGGCAACGCCCAGAAATCCGGCCCCGAGCTCAAGTTTTCCGTCGGCGGCGGTGAAGTCCAGATCTATGGCCACGCTGACGTGTCCTTCGACTACGTGGACAATGGTCTGGCCAACCGCTTTGGCGCAGTCGGCAACAATGGGTGGCTGGCGCAGCTTTCCAGCAACCTGTCTTACTTTGGCGTGCGCGGCTCGCGCAAGCTCACCCACAACCTGAACGGAGTTTTCCAGATTGAAACTGAAGTGGCCTTCACGGCCACGCCCGGCCCAACCACGGACGCGCAAGTCAAGCAGGGCCTGGGCTCGCGCGATACCTACGTCGGGCTGCAGGGCGACTGGGGCGCCATCAAGATGGGCAAACAAGATGCGCCTTACAAAAGGGCATCGGCTAGGGTGGACCCGTTCATCAATTCCATCGGCGACAGCCGCAGCATCATGGGCAACAGCGGCGGCGACAATCGCTCAGAGTTCAACACCCGTGTGCCGCATTCGCTGTGGTATGAGTCGCCGAAGTTTTTCAAAGACTTCAATGCCGCCGTTCAGTTCTCACCCGGACAGAACCGCACTGACGACAACAGCATCCTGGCGCGCGCCGAACCCAACTGCACCGGCGGCAATGACGGCCCCTGCACCGACGGTGGCTTCGGCAACCTGCTGAGCGCCTCTCTTACCTATAACAAAGGCCCGCTCTACGCTTTCACCGCTTACGAACACCACGCCAAAGTCAATCGCGCGGCCGACGAGGGCGGATCCTCAGTCCCCGGTGTGCCGCCGGCGGGATCGGTAGGCATCGCCGACGAAAGCGCATGGAAAATCGGCGGGCAGTACAACTTGAAAAAATCGCGGACGACAGCGAATTTCGTCTACGAAAAGCTGAAGCGCTACGCGCCAGCCGTGGGGGCCTTCAACGAGCGCTCGCGGCCAACGGCCACCTGGCTGTCGGTCACGCAAGGGTTCACGCCGAATGACGACCTCAATTTCGGCTGGGCCCATGCCGGCAAGACGCCCGGCGATCCTGGCGGGCAGATCAACCAACCCGGAACCCTGATCAACCTGGCCGGGCCGATTGACAACGAGGCCAACCTGATTGACCTGGGCTTCAAACACCGCTTCCCGGACAAGAGGACGTCAGCGTACTTCGTATATGCGCAGCAGATGAACCATCAGGGCGCCCACTACGATCTGGGGGCCAACGGCCACGGGGCCGTTGTGGATCGCCAGGACGCTGCGGGCAATTCCTTCACCGGCTTGACGCACAGAGGGCTCTCCCTCGGATTGACGTACGACTTCTAA